One region of Pirellulales bacterium genomic DNA includes:
- a CDS encoding alpha/beta hydrolase — MSSSFGGFALIRACACTLFALICTLLFAGRSTAAEFQPVPATAIEDVVYGHKDGLALTMDVLTPQENPKGIGIVLISSGGWRSRKSNVPSEEEPRKREHWVQGLLKGGYTLFVTRHGSGPRYFVPEMVEDVRRAVRFVRFHAADYHVDPAHLGITSGSSGGHLSLMVGLTGDDGNKDSKDVVEQQSSRVQAIVAWFPPTDMINWGEDAGWKAIEEKRPGFLKSLFGEMNDPEAQLRSISPIYHVTADDPPVLLIHGDKDKTVPLQQSEIFKAKCEAIGLPVELIVQPGGGHSWWPGILNHYDAVTAWFDKYLSK, encoded by the coding sequence GTGTCATCTAGCTTTGGAGGTTTTGCCTTGATTCGCGCTTGTGCTTGCACCTTATTTGCGTTGATTTGCACGCTCCTGTTCGCGGGTCGTTCGACGGCCGCCGAGTTTCAGCCTGTTCCCGCCACGGCGATCGAAGACGTCGTCTATGGCCACAAGGACGGCCTGGCACTGACGATGGACGTGCTGACGCCCCAAGAGAATCCCAAGGGAATCGGCATCGTGCTGATCTCGAGTGGCGGCTGGCGGTCGCGCAAATCGAATGTGCCGTCCGAAGAAGAACCACGCAAGCGCGAGCATTGGGTGCAGGGACTTCTCAAGGGAGGCTACACGCTGTTCGTCACGCGGCATGGCAGCGGGCCGCGCTACTTTGTGCCCGAGATGGTCGAGGACGTGCGCCGCGCCGTACGTTTCGTACGTTTTCACGCGGCCGATTACCATGTCGATCCGGCGCATCTGGGCATTACCAGCGGCTCGTCGGGTGGGCATTTGTCCTTGATGGTTGGATTGACGGGCGACGACGGCAACAAAGACTCGAAGGACGTCGTCGAACAACAGAGCAGTCGCGTGCAAGCGATCGTGGCTTGGTTTCCGCCCACCGACATGATCAATTGGGGAGAGGACGCGGGCTGGAAGGCGATCGAAGAGAAACGCCCCGGTTTCCTCAAGAGCTTATTCGGCGAAATGAACGACCCCGAAGCGCAGTTGCGCTCGATCTCGCCGATTTACCATGTGACGGCCGACGATCCGCCCGTGCTGCTGATTCACGGCGACAAGGATAAGACCGTGCCGCTACAGCAGTCAGAGATCTTCAAGGCGAAGTGCGAGGCGATTGGCTTGCCGGTCGAATTGATCGTACAGCCAGGGGGCGGGCATTCGTGGTGGCCGGGTATTCTCAACCATTACGACGCGGTAACCGCCTGGTTCGATAAGTACCTGAGCAAGTAG
- a CDS encoding cytochrome c: MRRWPAVLVALFFVLTNVTPELWAEETACEPKPSPAAKANTTGSAQHGYHLLRTKPYLPAEFPATAFENIWRAWPATLKGEAKKATPDERRKMSLSRYGLPTAPEDEAGIPMAYIDDGRGGWSLTCLSCHGGKVAGRSMPGLGNSHFAFTTLTHEVMRAWMLDGGKPEPWQLSRLTAHLGASNGTIDAQVFSIQLTALRDDEMNVHFDATMPAYAHHDLDAPPLWNVKKKSRLYIDGFAEKTPRTIMQFALYPENDAATIKAWEEDFRDILAWIESLEAPKYPYEIDTALAAQGEPIFRRVCAECHGTYGPEGTYPEKRVSIDVVNTDPVRLSGMPPEHRRRFGTGWLGEEGKRTAVEKPDGYVAPPLDGVWASAPYLHNGSVPTLWHLFHSAARPVVWLRTEDGYDRKRVGLEVTGFDELPATVKDGAERRRYFDTRLSSKSAAGHTFPDELSEDEKRAVIEYLKTL, translated from the coding sequence ATGCGACGTTGGCCTGCGGTGTTGGTTGCCCTGTTCTTTGTGCTGACGAATGTCACGCCTGAACTGTGGGCCGAAGAGACTGCTTGCGAACCAAAACCGAGCCCCGCTGCCAAGGCCAATACCACGGGCTCGGCCCAGCATGGCTACCACCTGCTGCGCACGAAGCCCTATCTGCCGGCCGAGTTTCCGGCGACCGCGTTCGAGAACATCTGGCGTGCCTGGCCTGCCACGCTGAAGGGCGAGGCCAAGAAGGCCACGCCCGACGAGCGGCGCAAGATGTCGCTATCACGGTATGGTCTGCCCACAGCGCCCGAGGACGAGGCTGGCATTCCGATGGCCTACATCGACGATGGCCGTGGCGGCTGGTCGCTGACCTGCCTGTCGTGTCATGGCGGCAAAGTCGCCGGCCGATCGATGCCGGGGCTGGGCAACTCGCACTTCGCGTTCACCACGCTTACGCACGAGGTGATGCGCGCCTGGATGCTGGACGGAGGCAAGCCAGAGCCTTGGCAATTAAGTCGTTTGACGGCGCACCTGGGGGCAAGCAACGGAACGATCGATGCCCAGGTATTCAGCATTCAGCTCACGGCGCTGCGCGATGACGAGATGAACGTTCACTTTGACGCCACGATGCCGGCTTACGCACACCACGACCTGGATGCGCCGCCGCTGTGGAATGTGAAGAAGAAGTCGCGGCTCTACATCGATGGATTCGCTGAGAAGACGCCTCGTACGATCATGCAATTCGCGTTGTATCCGGAGAATGACGCGGCGACGATCAAAGCGTGGGAAGAGGATTTTCGCGACATCCTGGCCTGGATCGAATCGCTCGAGGCGCCGAAGTATCCCTACGAAATCGATACGGCCCTGGCCGCGCAAGGCGAGCCGATCTTTCGCCGGGTTTGCGCTGAGTGTCATGGCACATACGGCCCGGAAGGTACCTACCCCGAAAAACGGGTGTCGATCGACGTCGTGAATACTGATCCAGTGCGGCTGAGTGGCATGCCACCGGAGCATCGCCGCCGCTTCGGCACCGGCTGGTTGGGCGAAGAAGGGAAGCGCACAGCGGTGGAAAAGCCGGACGGTTATGTCGCTCCGCCGCTGGATGGGGTCTGGGCCTCGGCACCGTACCTGCACAACGGCTCGGTCCCCACGCTATGGCATTTGTTTCATTCCGCAGCCCGGCCGGTCGTTTGGTTGCGGACCGAGGACGGCTACGATCGGAAACGCGTGGGGCTGGAAGTGACCGGTTTCGACGAGCTTCCGGCCACGGTCAAGGATGGCGCCGAGCGGCGTCGTTATTTCGACACCCGGCTATCGAGCAAGAGCGCCGCAGGCCATACTTTCCCTGATGAGCTGAGCGAAGACGAAAAGCGGGCAGTGATCGAGTATTTGAAAACGCTTTGA
- a CDS encoding YHS domain-containing protein gives MKTRIALAGLVASALLLTQALIAADTAADSTFKAKCPVSGKDAKSTSTADFAGGKVEFCCDNCPKAFKADEKKFAAKAALQMLGTGQLKQVACPISGKALNPDQVTTIDGVKVGFCCPNCKGAVDKADDKVAKALGGDLAKCCTAQTKCPVSGKAIDPAQTVEYQGKKVFFCCDGCPAAFEKDPSKFTAKLPQLTK, from the coding sequence ATGAAGACTCGTATCGCACTCGCGGGCTTGGTGGCCTCGGCCCTGTTGTTGACGCAAGCCTTGATTGCCGCGGACACGGCGGCCGACAGCACGTTCAAGGCCAAGTGCCCGGTGTCGGGCAAGGACGCCAAGTCGACGTCCACCGCCGATTTTGCCGGCGGCAAGGTCGAGTTCTGCTGCGACAACTGCCCGAAGGCTTTTAAAGCCGACGAAAAGAAGTTCGCCGCCAAGGCTGCTCTGCAGATGCTGGGCACCGGCCAGTTGAAGCAAGTCGCCTGCCCGATCAGCGGCAAGGCTCTGAATCCGGACCAGGTGACGACGATCGACGGCGTGAAGGTCGGCTTCTGCTGCCCGAACTGCAAAGGTGCCGTCGATAAGGCAGATGACAAGGTTGCCAAGGCGCTCGGCGGTGATCTGGCCAAGTGCTGCACGGCACAGACCAAGTGCCCGGTCAGCGGCAAGGCAATCGATCCGGCCCAAACCGTCGAGTACCAAGGCAAGAAGGTCTTCTTCTGCTGCGACGGCTGCCCGGCGGCCTTCGAGAAGGATCCTTCGAAGTTCACGGCCAAGCTGCCGCAACTGACCAAGTAG